A section of the Aminivibrio pyruvatiphilus genome encodes:
- a CDS encoding tripartite tricarboxylate transporter TctB family protein — translation MNTVLGVGLFVFGYLVFREAAEYVPDIEIEGQVGAHAFPQLFAGALMFLSALMALLDMKKLTKATTASFAGIGAVTVTAGLCYAFWYFLPEAGFLVLAPLFACIITVITTRRFRIMDMVPVLIVVFAVYFVFANLLKVPVPKGFLG, via the coding sequence ATGAACACCGTACTCGGAGTGGGTTTATTCGTTTTCGGCTACCTGGTATTCAGGGAAGCCGCGGAATATGTACCCGACATTGAAATTGAAGGCCAGGTGGGAGCCCACGCGTTCCCTCAGCTCTTCGCCGGGGCTCTCATGTTCCTCTCGGCGCTGATGGCCCTTCTCGATATGAAAAAGCTCACGAAGGCGACCACGGCATCTTTTGCCGGCATCGGCGCTGTGACCGTGACGGCAGGGCTATGCTACGCCTTCTGGTATTTCCTTCCCGAAGCGGGTTTCCTGGTCCTGGCGCCCCTTTTCGCCTGCATCATCACGGTCATCACCACCAGGAGGTTCCGGATCATGGACATGGTTCCCGTCCTGATCGTCGTCTTCGCCGTGTACTTCGTGTTTGCCAATCTGCTCAAAGTCCCTGTACCCAAGGGATTCCTGGGCTAA
- a CDS encoding IclR family transcriptional regulator, translated as MAQENGQGGKMDGAVKVTAIMEALCSSPSPLTVREVEEITGIPRSTAHRFLLSLEEQQWAFRDPLTDGYRPGIRFFLLSGASSFYDELIRTADPEMRELVKATGNTAILSVTEGTAGLCIHSVEPLSSVKFTAHRGMSIPLHAGATGKVLLAHCSPEIRSRVLASPLRPPRGDGMVDRAELEKELERIREQGFAFSREEWMPHAGDISVPLFDGRGVFVAQMGVAGIADSVFRDFDSNLRLLKEAARNVERKMDTHIFGGGNHVSGE; from the coding sequence ATGGCACAGGAAAACGGGCAGGGTGGAAAAATGGACGGGGCCGTCAAGGTGACGGCGATCATGGAGGCCCTGTGTTCGTCCCCGTCGCCCCTGACGGTCCGGGAGGTGGAGGAGATCACCGGTATCCCCCGGAGCACGGCGCACCGGTTTCTTCTGTCCCTGGAGGAGCAGCAGTGGGCCTTCCGGGACCCGCTGACCGACGGCTACCGGCCTGGCATCCGCTTCTTTCTTCTTTCCGGGGCCTCGTCCTTCTACGACGAGCTGATCCGCACGGCGGACCCGGAGATGCGGGAGCTGGTGAAGGCTACGGGAAACACGGCGATCCTCAGCGTCACCGAGGGGACTGCGGGGCTGTGCATCCACTCGGTGGAGCCCCTGTCGTCGGTGAAGTTCACGGCCCACCGGGGAATGTCCATTCCCCTCCACGCGGGGGCCACGGGCAAGGTACTCCTCGCCCACTGTTCGCCGGAGATCCGGTCCCGGGTGCTGGCCTCGCCCCTCCGTCCGCCCAGGGGAGACGGAATGGTAGACAGGGCGGAGCTGGAAAAGGAGCTGGAGCGGATCCGGGAACAGGGGTTCGCCTTCAGCAGGGAGGAATGGATGCCCCATGCGGGCGATATCAGCGTGCCCCTTTTCGACGGACGGGGCGTTTTCGTGGCCCAGATGGGCGTGGCGGGAATAGCGGACAGCGTCTTCCGGGATTTCGACAGCAACCTGCGCCTGCTGAAAGAGGCGGCCCGCAATGTGGAACGGAAGATGGACACTCATATTTTCGGAGGTGGAAACCATGTTTCAGGTGAATGA
- a CDS encoding tripartite tricarboxylate transporter permease has protein sequence MESLLLILEGFKDVITLQNLLSVFVGSALGIAIGALPGLNASMGIALLLPLTYGMSALPAIVMLLSIYCGAIYGGSITAILLRTPGTTAAACTVFDGYEMAQNGEPGRALSMAATASFIGGIFSVIVLIFLSPPLARMALMFGPAEYFALCFFGLSIISSLSAENMVKGLISAVIGLLLGTVGLDIVTGVPRFTFDIVELLNGISFIPVLIGLFAVSQIFITVEKEIKELGGVKQAISGLTISLKDLVSVTGTLVRSSIIGTLVGILPGAGATMSSFISYNEARRWSKTPEKFGTGCLEGIAAPEAANNAATGGAMVPLLSLGIPGSETTAVLVGAFMIQGLRPGPLLFRENPDLVYGLFAGMVLANIAFFVLGMLGARLFSQVTKIPNRVLVPMILILATIGSFAENNSLSDVFLMFSFGVVGYFMRKFEFPIAPLVLALVLGPMAESNFRRGLIISAGEWTTFFTRPISLVFLALGFATLIMPFIRMIRDHRKTREVPPSA, from the coding sequence ATGGAATCGCTTCTTCTGATACTTGAAGGCTTCAAAGATGTCATCACTCTTCAAAACCTCCTGAGTGTTTTTGTGGGAAGCGCACTGGGAATCGCCATCGGCGCCCTTCCCGGCCTGAACGCCTCCATGGGCATCGCCCTGCTTCTTCCCCTCACCTACGGAATGAGCGCCCTGCCCGCCATCGTTATGCTGCTCAGCATCTACTGCGGCGCCATCTACGGAGGATCCATCACGGCCATCCTGCTCCGGACCCCCGGAACAACAGCCGCGGCCTGCACTGTTTTCGACGGCTACGAGATGGCCCAGAACGGAGAGCCCGGACGGGCCCTGAGCATGGCCGCAACGGCGTCCTTCATCGGGGGAATCTTCAGCGTGATCGTCCTTATCTTTCTCTCCCCCCCGCTGGCCCGGATGGCCCTCATGTTCGGCCCGGCGGAGTATTTCGCCCTCTGCTTCTTCGGCCTGAGCATCATTTCGAGCCTTTCCGCCGAAAACATGGTGAAGGGACTCATCTCCGCGGTTATCGGCCTGCTCCTCGGCACGGTGGGGCTTGACATCGTCACGGGAGTTCCCCGGTTCACTTTCGACATCGTGGAACTTCTGAACGGCATCTCCTTCATCCCCGTGCTCATCGGTCTCTTCGCCGTCTCCCAGATCTTCATCACCGTGGAGAAGGAGATCAAGGAGCTCGGCGGCGTGAAGCAGGCCATTTCCGGCCTCACCATCAGCCTGAAGGACCTGGTCTCCGTTACGGGCACCCTCGTCCGTTCCTCCATCATCGGCACCCTCGTCGGCATCCTCCCCGGCGCCGGGGCCACCATGTCCTCCTTCATCAGCTACAATGAGGCCCGCCGGTGGTCAAAGACGCCGGAGAAGTTCGGCACCGGCTGCCTTGAAGGCATTGCCGCCCCTGAAGCGGCCAACAACGCCGCCACAGGCGGAGCCATGGTCCCCCTGCTCTCTCTCGGAATTCCGGGGTCGGAGACTACGGCGGTACTTGTAGGGGCCTTCATGATCCAGGGCCTCCGCCCGGGGCCGCTGCTCTTCAGGGAGAATCCCGACCTTGTCTACGGCCTTTTTGCCGGCATGGTCCTGGCCAACATCGCCTTCTTCGTCCTCGGCATGCTGGGAGCGCGCCTTTTCTCCCAGGTCACGAAGATCCCCAACCGGGTCCTGGTGCCCATGATCCTCATCCTGGCCACCATCGGCTCCTTCGCCGAGAACAACAGTCTCTCCGACGTGTTCCTCATGTTCTCCTTCGGCGTGGTGGGCTACTTCATGAGAAAGTTCGAATTCCCCATAGCTCCGCTGGTGCTTGCCCTGGTTCTCGGGCCCATGGCGGAGAGCAACTTCCGGAGGGGGCTCATCATCTCCGCCGGCGAATGGACCACCTTTTTCACCCGCCCCATATCCCTCGTGTTCCTCGCGCTGGGTTTCGCCACGCTGATCATGCCCTTCATCCGCATGATCAGGGATCACAGAAAAACGAGAGAGGTTCCCCCTTCCGCATAG
- a CDS encoding PLP-dependent aminotransferase family protein, with protein sequence MTVFAQRMKTMEKSASIIRGLFGAMNDPGIISFGGGAPAREALPIDIVREITNEVITRDGRGVEALQYGNVMGLPDLREIVVSELLAPKGVEADAGRIIITSGGLEGINLLCQLFIDPGDVILVESPTFVHCVEIFEMFQARCVSVAMDENGMVPEDLEAKIREYRPKMVYVIPTFQNPTGRTLSLERRKKVAELGSLYDTIILEDDPYRDIRYSGTDLPPIKAFDTTGHTVLANSFSKIFSPGSRLGYVLASEEITAKLFDAKTATNSHTSMLPQVICAEFFKRGYYPAHHRMICDLYRERRDVMIESIDKFFPKGTVRTFPDGGLFTWARLPGGINTTDLLAESLAAPDVRVAYVAGEGFFIEGNGMGNDCMRISFGGVPPEKIRIGAERLGGLICSKLDQGLSCEA encoded by the coding sequence ATGACAGTATTCGCCCAGAGAATGAAAACCATGGAAAAATCGGCCTCTATCATCAGGGGCCTCTTCGGCGCCATGAACGATCCCGGCATCATCTCCTTCGGAGGGGGAGCCCCGGCCAGGGAAGCCCTGCCCATCGACATCGTCCGGGAAATTACCAACGAAGTGATCACCAGGGACGGCAGGGGAGTGGAGGCCCTCCAGTACGGCAACGTCATGGGCCTGCCGGACCTCCGTGAAATCGTGGTGAGCGAGCTCCTCGCCCCAAAGGGCGTGGAGGCGGACGCCGGCAGGATTATTATCACCAGCGGCGGCCTGGAGGGAATAAACCTCCTCTGCCAGCTCTTCATCGATCCCGGCGACGTCATTTTGGTGGAGTCGCCCACCTTCGTCCACTGCGTGGAGATATTCGAAATGTTCCAGGCCCGGTGCGTCAGCGTCGCCATGGACGAGAACGGTATGGTCCCCGAGGACCTGGAGGCCAAGATCCGGGAGTACAGGCCGAAGATGGTCTACGTCATCCCCACCTTCCAGAACCCCACCGGCCGCACCCTCTCCCTCGAACGGAGGAAGAAAGTGGCCGAACTCGGCAGCCTGTACGACACCATCATCCTCGAGGACGACCCCTACCGGGACATCCGCTACAGCGGCACGGACCTGCCCCCCATCAAGGCCTTCGACACCACAGGGCACACCGTCCTCGCCAACAGCTTCTCCAAGATCTTCTCCCCCGGCAGCAGGCTGGGCTACGTCCTCGCGTCGGAAGAAATCACGGCAAAGCTCTTCGACGCCAAGACGGCCACCAATTCCCACACGTCCATGCTGCCCCAGGTCATCTGTGCCGAGTTCTTCAAGCGGGGGTACTACCCGGCCCACCACAGGATGATCTGCGACCTCTACCGGGAACGGCGGGACGTCATGATCGAGTCCATCGACAAATTCTTCCCGAAGGGAACGGTGCGGACCTTCCCCGACGGGGGGCTCTTCACCTGGGCCCGGCTTCCCGGAGGCATCAACACCACCGACCTGCTGGCCGAATCGCTGGCGGCTCCCGACGTGCGGGTGGCCTACGTGGCGGGGGAGGGATTCTTCATCGAGGGCAACGGCATGGGGAACGACTGCATGCGGATCAGCTTCGGCGGGGTTCCTCCCGAGAAAATCCGCATCGGGGCCGAGCGTCTGGGCGGCCTTATCTGCAGCAAGCTGGACCAGGGGTTAAGCTGCGAGGCGTAG
- a CDS encoding Bug family tripartite tricarboxylate transporter substrate binding protein, with amino-acid sequence MRKTRLAAFLVLAFFAALLSGTEAAFAAYPEKPIEWVIWASPGGGSDIFVRNMARLMEPYVSQPFVPVNKSGGGGAVGMAYTASKPADGHTILAVTTNFVLTPALGRSPKGPADFDMIARVAVETNVVAVSTDAPYKTWEEFVAYAKQKGGVSWGTFGVGTSDHVASAKLSKLSGIKSRFVPFEGGADSLASLMGGHIDVLTNNPSELTEQIAAGQVRLLGSFSAERWDAFPEVPTFKELGYDVVVPTWRGVVAPKGTPKEALDYLAAALEKVVAQEGFQKYLAENQLEAAYLNSTDFALFVAEQDLFYKRELKELGLIKEKK; translated from the coding sequence GTGAGAAAAACGAGACTTGCAGCATTTCTGGTTCTTGCGTTCTTCGCGGCTCTGCTTTCCGGGACCGAAGCGGCCTTCGCGGCTTATCCCGAAAAGCCCATCGAATGGGTCATCTGGGCTTCCCCCGGCGGCGGCAGCGACATCTTCGTCCGGAACATGGCCAGGCTCATGGAACCCTATGTGTCCCAGCCCTTCGTGCCCGTGAACAAGAGCGGCGGCGGCGGTGCCGTGGGAATGGCCTACACCGCTTCCAAGCCCGCTGACGGACACACCATCCTCGCCGTCACCACCAACTTCGTCCTGACGCCCGCCCTCGGCCGCTCCCCCAAGGGTCCCGCCGACTTCGACATGATCGCCCGGGTCGCCGTGGAGACCAACGTGGTCGCCGTGAGCACCGACGCCCCCTACAAGACCTGGGAGGAGTTCGTGGCCTACGCGAAGCAGAAGGGCGGCGTGAGCTGGGGAACCTTCGGCGTGGGAACTTCTGACCACGTGGCTTCCGCAAAGCTTTCCAAGCTCTCCGGCATCAAGTCCCGGTTCGTTCCCTTCGAGGGCGGCGCCGACTCCCTGGCGTCCCTCATGGGCGGACACATCGACGTGCTCACCAACAACCCCAGCGAGCTGACCGAGCAGATCGCCGCCGGGCAGGTCAGGCTTCTCGGCAGCTTCAGCGCCGAGCGGTGGGACGCTTTCCCCGAAGTCCCCACCTTCAAGGAACTCGGCTACGACGTGGTGGTTCCCACATGGCGCGGCGTGGTCGCCCCCAAGGGAACCCCGAAGGAAGCCCTTGACTACCTCGCCGCAGCTCTCGAGAAGGTGGTGGCCCAGGAAGGCTTCCAGAAATACCTGGCCGAAAACCAGCTTGAGGCCGCCTACCTCAACAGCACCGACTTCGCCCTCTTCGTGGCCGAGCAGGATCTCTTCTACAAGAGAGAACTGAAGGAACTGGGCCTCATCAAGGAAAAGAAATAG
- a CDS encoding aspartate-semialdehyde dehydrogenase: MKIAVVGATGEVGRMMTRVLQERNVRPDEISFFASARSAGEGVEFYGRKHRVKELTEEAMRERYDYLLFSAGAAVSRQYAPIAAEAGSVVIDNSSAFRMDPAIPLVVPEINGDLLKGYSSGIVANPNCSTIQMVLALYRVHERYGIRSIVVSTYQSVSGAGKNGMNELEDQMRGHIAPKKFVKQIHLNVVPQIGSLLENGFTDEEMKMVNETRKILRDPDISVWPTTVRVPVLYCHSESIFTETRKPFDLPGIEAALEAGEHVVFSRDMFTPLDAAGTDLTYVGRVRAFDDTRFLMWNVADNIRVGAATNAVRILLKHRELN; the protein is encoded by the coding sequence GTGAAGATAGCGGTTGTGGGCGCCACAGGCGAAGTGGGCCGGATGATGACCAGGGTGCTTCAGGAGCGGAATGTGCGGCCTGATGAGATCAGCTTTTTCGCGTCGGCCAGGAGCGCCGGTGAAGGGGTGGAGTTTTACGGGCGGAAACACCGGGTGAAGGAACTGACGGAAGAGGCCATGAGGGAACGGTACGACTATCTTCTCTTTTCGGCGGGGGCCGCGGTGTCCAGGCAGTATGCCCCGATCGCGGCGGAGGCAGGGAGCGTGGTCATCGACAACTCGTCGGCCTTCCGCATGGACCCTGCCATCCCGCTGGTGGTGCCGGAGATCAACGGCGACCTCCTGAAGGGCTACAGCAGCGGCATCGTGGCCAACCCGAACTGCTCCACCATCCAGATGGTGCTCGCCCTGTACAGGGTTCACGAGCGGTACGGCATCCGGTCCATCGTGGTGAGCACCTACCAGTCCGTCTCCGGGGCGGGCAAAAACGGCATGAACGAGCTGGAGGACCAGATGAGGGGGCACATCGCTCCGAAGAAGTTCGTGAAGCAGATCCACCTCAACGTGGTGCCCCAGATCGGCTCGCTGCTCGAGAACGGCTTCACCGACGAGGAAATGAAGATGGTGAACGAGACCCGGAAGATCCTCCGGGACCCGGACATCTCCGTCTGGCCCACCACCGTGCGGGTTCCGGTGCTCTACTGTCACTCCGAGAGCATCTTTACCGAGACACGAAAGCCCTTCGACCTTCCGGGGATAGAGGCGGCGCTGGAAGCGGGCGAGCACGTGGTCTTCTCCCGGGACATGTTCACCCCCCTTGACGCGGCCGGTACGGACCTCACGTACGTGGGACGCGTCCGGGCCTTCGACGACACCCGATTCCTGATGTGGAACGTGGCGGACAACATCCGGGTGGGAGCGGCCACCAACGCGGTGAGGATCCTCCTGAAGCACAGGGAACTGAACTAG
- a CDS encoding GntR family transcriptional regulator, with amino-acid sequence MISKLPATKSLSERAFEELRSAILEGKIPPGTRLVERTLAESMGISRTPVHDALNSLVAKRLVKKLPNKGFVVARLEKKDIVQLYTLRLHLETLAVQWALPNLTAGILEKLRNNVKRMEACAHHTDMECIIEANVEFHRIILSAADSSILTGFIEQVQSSARLFRIRSVNTPNRIPRVIEEHRNLIAALEKRDEAVAAECIRIHLGNALNSILTTLDSADGEVERST; translated from the coding sequence ATGATTTCAAAGCTCCCCGCAACGAAGAGTCTGAGCGAAAGAGCCTTCGAAGAACTCCGTTCCGCCATCCTGGAGGGAAAAATCCCCCCCGGAACCCGCCTTGTGGAAAGAACCCTGGCGGAGAGCATGGGCATCAGCAGAACACCCGTCCATGACGCCCTGAACAGCCTCGTGGCCAAGCGTCTCGTCAAAAAGCTCCCGAACAAGGGGTTCGTGGTGGCCAGGCTGGAGAAAAAAGACATCGTCCAGCTCTACACCCTCCGCCTCCATCTTGAGACACTCGCGGTCCAGTGGGCTCTTCCGAACCTGACCGCCGGAATTCTCGAAAAGCTCCGGAACAACGTGAAACGCATGGAGGCCTGCGCTCATCATACGGACATGGAATGCATCATCGAGGCGAACGTGGAGTTCCACAGGATCATCCTCTCCGCCGCCGACAGCTCCATTCTTACGGGCTTCATCGAGCAGGTGCAGAGCAGCGCCCGGCTCTTCCGCATCCGGTCCGTGAATACGCCCAACCGGATCCCCAGGGTCATCGAAGAACACAGGAACCTCATCGCAGCCCTCGAAAAAAGGGATGAAGCCGTTGCCGCGGAATGCATCCGGATTCACCTCGGCAACGCTTTGAACTCCATACTGACAACGCTTGATTCCGCTGACGGGGAGGTGGAAAGGAGCACATAG
- a CDS encoding AEC family transporter gives MHGFLVILPVVLVMAAGRMLARRGVVSPEAFAQINKAIYWTAIPALILRMTSRADMSALADRNMVAAVYLSFLAAPPAAWLIGKLAGQERRRTASSTLMVIRSNTVFVGLPVVTVAVGTQGVEVLSLYLAFTFIGYQIISISWAQLALSGGISWNTVKGTLKSMAKNPLVLSSLAGFTLAVTGLNSFPVWLDETLKLLGNIASGTALLSLGATLKLEALTSMLPRAWRDVTLKLLFLPAVTWGLFLLFPVNPVVFRTVILIAAMPVAVDCFILSQVLGMDPDQSAAAITASTLLSGLTVPLWITLLDAFLPL, from the coding sequence ATGCACGGCTTTCTCGTCATCCTTCCGGTGGTGCTGGTCATGGCCGCCGGAAGGATGCTGGCCCGCCGCGGGGTCGTGTCCCCCGAGGCCTTCGCCCAGATCAACAAGGCCATCTACTGGACGGCCATACCGGCCCTCATCCTCCGGATGACCAGCAGGGCCGACATGTCCGCCCTGGCGGACAGGAACATGGTTGCGGCAGTGTACCTCTCCTTCCTCGCCGCCCCGCCCGCGGCCTGGCTGATCGGGAAGCTCGCCGGGCAGGAGCGGAGGCGCACCGCGTCGTCCACCCTGATGGTCATCCGGTCCAACACGGTGTTCGTGGGCCTTCCGGTGGTCACCGTGGCGGTGGGAACCCAGGGGGTGGAGGTGCTGTCCCTCTACCTGGCCTTCACCTTCATCGGCTACCAGATAATCTCCATCTCCTGGGCCCAGCTCGCCCTGTCGGGGGGCATCTCGTGGAACACGGTGAAGGGCACCCTGAAGAGCATGGCGAAAAACCCCCTGGTGCTGTCGAGCCTCGCCGGGTTCACCCTGGCGGTGACGGGGCTGAACTCCTTCCCGGTGTGGCTGGACGAGACCCTGAAGCTCCTGGGGAACATCGCCAGCGGCACGGCCCTCCTCTCCCTGGGGGCGACCCTGAAGCTCGAGGCGCTGACCTCCATGCTGCCCAGGGCCTGGAGGGACGTGACGCTGAAACTGCTCTTTCTGCCTGCCGTCACCTGGGGGCTCTTTCTCCTGTTCCCCGTGAACCCCGTAGTCTTCCGCACGGTGATCCTCATCGCCGCCATGCCCGTGGCGGTGGACTGCTTCATCCTCTCCCAGGTGCTGGGAATGGACCCTGACCAGTCGGCGGCGGCCATCACGGCGAGCACCCTGCTTTCCGGGCTTACGGTGCCCCTGTGGATCACCCTGCTGGACGCCTTCCTGCCGCTTTGA
- a CDS encoding HutD family protein: MRVIRKTPRDFVPKPWKNGLGVTREIHIHPEGANFETDDFLWRLSSADVTSGGPFSFFPGYDRSLFLLSGEGLDLELRGVKVSLAAPFSSVRFRGEDGVMCSLPGGPCTDFNIFCSRKGVSCEYRRIPVREMKKRLFLLGDWTVLFCFRGGVTAEWDEERADLGEMGLLVLEDYPADFSLTCKGAPDGEILLVTLTARD, encoded by the coding sequence ATGAGGGTGATCCGGAAAACGCCCCGGGATTTCGTGCCGAAGCCATGGAAAAACGGCCTCGGCGTCACCAGGGAGATCCACATCCATCCCGAAGGGGCAAACTTTGAAACAGACGATTTTCTCTGGAGGCTCAGTTCGGCGGACGTGACCTCGGGTGGGCCCTTCTCCTTCTTCCCGGGCTACGACAGGTCTCTGTTCCTTCTCTCCGGTGAGGGCCTGGACCTGGAGCTCCGGGGCGTGAAGGTCTCCCTGGCGGCTCCCTTCTCCTCCGTCCGCTTCAGGGGAGAGGACGGGGTGATGTGCTCCCTGCCCGGCGGGCCCTGCACCGACTTCAACATTTTCTGCTCCCGGAAGGGCGTATCCTGCGAATACAGGAGAATTCCCGTCAGGGAGATGAAAAAACGCCTCTTTCTTCTCGGCGACTGGACGGTGCTCTTCTGCTTCCGGGGGGGCGTGACGGCGGAGTGGGATGAAGAACGGGCTGATCTCGGGGAGATGGGCCTTCTTGTGCTGGAGGACTACCCCGCCGATTTCTCCCTGACCTGCAAAGGAGCCCCGGACGGGGAGATCCTCCTGGTCACTCTCACGGCCAGGGACTGA
- a CDS encoding urocanate hydratase translates to MFQVNELNREAMTIRLDGPLPDYPAFAEGIRRAPDRGWTLNRAETELAVKNALRYVPEEYHEALLPEFLEELRTRGRIYAYRFRPEGRIRGLSVNQYQGKCLAGKAFQVMIDNNLDFDIALYPYELVTYGETGQVCQNWLQYRLIKKYLEELTEDTTLVLESGHPLGLFKSRPDAPRVILTNGMLVGLFDNQDEWHRGMQLGVTNYGQMTAGGWMYIGPQGIVHGTFNTILNAARQRLGVGQKENLAGILFVSSGLGGMSGAQPKAVEIAGGVGIVAEVDSSRIETRHSQGWVSRVAETCGEAFSMAAEACREKTPLSIAYHGNIVDLLQYAVDHEIEIPLLSDQTSCHAPYDGGYCPQGLTFDERTALLSKDPAEYRRLVDISLRKHYELIKVLSDRGTFFFDYGNSFLRAVFDAGVTEVCKNGENTYDGFVWPSYVEDIMGPVLFDYGYGPFRWVCLSGDPEDLRKTDRAAMECIDPDRRAQDYDNWAWIRDAEKNALVVGTQARILYQDAEGRTRIALKFNEMVRKGEIGPVMLGRDHHDVSGTDSPYRETANIKDGSNICADMATVCFAGNAARGMTLCALHNGGGVGIGKSVNGGFGLLLDGRESTDEIIRSAMMWDVLGGVARRAWARNPNAMEVSREVNRKYPGGYHITLPYSVCGNAVQAAVDALFSDKEGD, encoded by the coding sequence ATGTTTCAGGTGAATGAACTGAACAGGGAGGCAATGACGATCCGGCTGGATGGCCCTCTTCCCGACTACCCCGCCTTTGCGGAGGGAATCCGGCGGGCTCCGGACCGGGGCTGGACCCTGAACCGGGCCGAGACGGAGCTGGCGGTGAAGAACGCCCTCCGGTACGTGCCGGAGGAGTACCATGAAGCCCTTCTCCCCGAGTTCCTGGAGGAACTCCGCACCCGGGGACGGATCTACGCCTACCGTTTCCGCCCCGAGGGCCGGATCCGGGGGCTTTCGGTCAATCAGTACCAGGGGAAATGCCTGGCGGGAAAGGCCTTCCAGGTGATGATCGACAACAACCTCGACTTCGACATCGCCCTCTACCCCTACGAACTTGTCACCTACGGCGAGACGGGCCAGGTGTGCCAGAACTGGCTCCAGTACCGCCTCATCAAAAAATACCTGGAGGAGCTCACCGAGGACACCACCCTCGTGCTCGAGAGCGGACACCCCCTCGGTCTGTTCAAATCGCGGCCCGACGCGCCCCGGGTGATCCTGACCAACGGCATGCTGGTGGGGCTCTTCGACAACCAGGACGAGTGGCACCGGGGGATGCAGCTCGGCGTGACCAACTACGGCCAGATGACCGCCGGAGGCTGGATGTACATCGGCCCCCAGGGGATCGTCCACGGTACTTTCAACACCATCCTGAACGCGGCCCGGCAGCGGCTTGGCGTGGGCCAGAAGGAGAATCTCGCCGGCATTCTCTTCGTCTCCTCGGGCCTCGGCGGCATGAGCGGCGCCCAGCCGAAGGCGGTGGAGATCGCCGGAGGGGTGGGGATCGTGGCCGAAGTGGATTCCTCCCGGATCGAGACCCGGCACAGCCAGGGATGGGTCAGCCGGGTGGCGGAGACCTGCGGGGAGGCCTTCTCCATGGCCGCCGAAGCCTGCAGGGAGAAAACACCGTTGTCCATCGCCTACCACGGCAACATCGTGGACCTGCTCCAGTACGCCGTTGACCACGAGATCGAGATCCCCCTGCTGTCGGACCAGACATCCTGCCACGCCCCCTACGACGGCGGCTACTGCCCCCAGGGTCTGACCTTCGACGAGCGGACCGCCCTGCTGTCGAAGGATCCGGCGGAGTACCGGCGGCTGGTGGATATTTCCCTCCGGAAGCACTACGAGCTGATCAAGGTTCTTTCCGACCGGGGGACCTTCTTCTTCGACTACGGCAACTCCTTCCTCCGGGCGGTGTTCGACGCCGGGGTGACCGAGGTCTGCAAAAACGGCGAGAACACCTACGACGGCTTCGTCTGGCCCTCCTACGTGGAGGACATCATGGGCCCCGTGCTCTTCGACTACGGCTACGGCCCCTTCCGGTGGGTGTGCCTCAGCGGCGATCCCGAGGACCTGAGGAAGACGGACCGGGCGGCCATGGAGTGCATCGATCCCGACCGGAGAGCCCAGGACTACGACAACTGGGCCTGGATCCGGGACGCGGAAAAGAACGCCCTGGTGGTGGGCACCCAGGCCCGGATCCTCTACCAGGACGCCGAGGGCCGCACCCGCATCGCCCTGAAGTTCAACGAGATGGTCCGGAAGGGCGAGATCGGCCCCGTGATGCTCGGCCGGGACCACCACGACGTCTCCGGCACGGACTCCCCTTACCGGGAGACGGCCAATATCAAGGACGGCAGCAACATCTGCGCCGACATGGCCACAGTTTGCTTCGCCGGAAACGCCGCCCGGGGGATGACCCTCTGCGCCCTGCACAACGGCGGAGGGGTGGGCATCGGCAAGTCGGTCAACGGCGGCTTCGGGCTGCTGCTGGATGGCCGGGAGTCCACCGACGAGATCATCCGTTCGGCCATGATGTGGGACGTCCTCGGCGGCGTGGCCCGCAGGGCCTGGGCCCGGAACCCCAACGCCATGGAGGTCAGCCGGGAAGTGAACCGGAAGTACCCCGGCGGCTACCACATCACCCTCCCCTACTCGGTCTGCGGGAATGCGGTACAGGCGGCCGTGGATGCCCTGTTCAGCGACAAGGAAGGGGACTGA